A single window of Zea mays cultivar B73 chromosome 10, Zm-B73-REFERENCE-NAM-5.0, whole genome shotgun sequence DNA harbors:
- the LOC100285359 gene encoding B-box zinc finger protein 20 isoform X3 has translation MKVQCDVCAAEAASVFCCADEAALCDACDDRVHRANKLAGKHRRFSLLHPCSSSAQKPPLCDICQERRGFLFCKEDRAILCRECDAPVHSANDMTRRHSRFLLTGVRLSSAPVDSADPSEGEEEEEQENSSRPGNGESCSGGAGATTATASDGSSISEYLTKTLPGWHVEDFLVDDAYASDVGACSSDGLYQGQQDGQISGVLQEAYMPWTGRELVPADVADERANWERWVPQMHAEFAGDSKRPRASPSPPCSYW, from the exons ATGAAGGTGCAGTGCGACGTGTGCGCGGCCGAGGCGGCCTCCGTCTTCTGCTGTGCCGACGAGGCCGCGCTGTGCGACGCGTGCGACGACCGCGTCCACCGCGCCAACAAGCTCGCGGGGAAGCACCGCCGCTTCTCCCTCCTCCACCCCTGTTCGTCCTCTGCGCAGAAGCCGCCGCTCTGCGACATCTGCCAG GAGCGGAGAGGCTTCTTGTTCTGCAAGGAGGACAGGGCGATCCTGTGCCGGGAGTGCGACGCGCCGGTGCACAGCGCGAACGACATGACGAGGCGGCACAGCCGGTTCCTGCTCACCGGCGTGCGCCTCTCGTCGGCGCCGGTGGACTCTGCTGACCCATCAgaaggggaggaggaggaggagcaggagaACAGCAGCAGGCCCGGCAACGGTGAGTCCTGCAGCGGCGGCGCCGGCGCGACCACGGCGACCGCTAGCGACGGGAGCAGCATCTCCGAGTACCTGACCAAGACCCTGCCCGGGTGGCACGTCGAGGATTTCCTCGTTGACGACGCGTACGCCAGCGACGTCGGCGCCTGCTCATCAGACGGGCTTTATCAG GGACAACAAGATGGACAGATCAGCGGGGTGCTGCAAGAAGCTTACATGCCGTGGACGGGGCGGGAGCTGGTGCCCGCTGACGTCGCAGACGAGCGGGCCAACTGGGAGCGGTGGGTGCCGCAGATGCACGCGGAGTTCGCCGGCGACAGCAAGCGGCCCAGAGCGTCGCCTTCGCCTCCCTGTTCGTACTGGTGA
- the LOC100285359 gene encoding B-box zinc finger protein 20 isoform X1, with the protein MKVQCDVCAAEAASVFCCADEAALCDACDDRVHRANKLAGKHRRFSLLHPCSSSAQKPPLCDICQERRGFLFCKEDRAILCRECDAPVHSANDMTRRHSRFLLTGVRLSSAPVDSADPSEGEEEEEQENSSRPGNGESCSGGAGATTATASDGSSISEYLTKTLPGWHVEDFLVDDAYASDVGACSSDGLYQSHSGQCAIPVSPPAPAIYRVAINHGAGCCHAHTCKAELLDQSVRIISRGDHLDTIRYDLMQANIMC; encoded by the exons ATGAAGGTGCAGTGCGACGTGTGCGCGGCCGAGGCGGCCTCCGTCTTCTGCTGTGCCGACGAGGCCGCGCTGTGCGACGCGTGCGACGACCGCGTCCACCGCGCCAACAAGCTCGCGGGGAAGCACCGCCGCTTCTCCCTCCTCCACCCCTGTTCGTCCTCTGCGCAGAAGCCGCCGCTCTGCGACATCTGCCAG GAGCGGAGAGGCTTCTTGTTCTGCAAGGAGGACAGGGCGATCCTGTGCCGGGAGTGCGACGCGCCGGTGCACAGCGCGAACGACATGACGAGGCGGCACAGCCGGTTCCTGCTCACCGGCGTGCGCCTCTCGTCGGCGCCGGTGGACTCTGCTGACCCATCAgaaggggaggaggaggaggagcaggagaACAGCAGCAGGCCCGGCAACGGTGAGTCCTGCAGCGGCGGCGCCGGCGCGACCACGGCGACCGCTAGCGACGGGAGCAGCATCTCCGAGTACCTGACCAAGACCCTGCCCGGGTGGCACGTCGAGGATTTCCTCGTTGACGACGCGTACGCCAGCGACGTCGGCGCCTGCTCATCAGACGGGCTTTATCAG AGCCACAGCGGCCAATGCGCCATACCGGTCTCGCCGCCGGCGCCGGCCATCTATCGCGTCGCCATTAATCACGGGGCAGGCTGTTGCCATGCTCACACCTGCAAGGCCGAGTTGCTGGACCAGTCTGTCAGGATAATATCTCGTGGAGACCACCTAGATACGATACGATACGATCTGATGCAAGCGAACATCATGTGCTAA
- the LOC100285359 gene encoding B-box zinc finger protein 20 isoform X2, giving the protein MKVQCDVCAAEAASVFCCADEAALCDACDDRVHRANKLAGKHRRFSLLHPCSSSAQKPPLCDICQERRGFLFCKEDRAILCRECDAPVHSANDMTRRHSRFLLTGVRLSSAPVDSADPSEGEEEEEQENSSRPGNGESCSGGAGATTATASDGSSISEYLTKTLPGWHVEDFLVDDAYASDVGACSSDGLYQQGQQDGQISGVLQEAYMPWTGRELVPADVADERANWERWVPQMHAEFAGDSKRPRASPSPPCSYW; this is encoded by the exons ATGAAGGTGCAGTGCGACGTGTGCGCGGCCGAGGCGGCCTCCGTCTTCTGCTGTGCCGACGAGGCCGCGCTGTGCGACGCGTGCGACGACCGCGTCCACCGCGCCAACAAGCTCGCGGGGAAGCACCGCCGCTTCTCCCTCCTCCACCCCTGTTCGTCCTCTGCGCAGAAGCCGCCGCTCTGCGACATCTGCCAG GAGCGGAGAGGCTTCTTGTTCTGCAAGGAGGACAGGGCGATCCTGTGCCGGGAGTGCGACGCGCCGGTGCACAGCGCGAACGACATGACGAGGCGGCACAGCCGGTTCCTGCTCACCGGCGTGCGCCTCTCGTCGGCGCCGGTGGACTCTGCTGACCCATCAgaaggggaggaggaggaggagcaggagaACAGCAGCAGGCCCGGCAACGGTGAGTCCTGCAGCGGCGGCGCCGGCGCGACCACGGCGACCGCTAGCGACGGGAGCAGCATCTCCGAGTACCTGACCAAGACCCTGCCCGGGTGGCACGTCGAGGATTTCCTCGTTGACGACGCGTACGCCAGCGACGTCGGCGCCTGCTCATCAGACGGGCTTTATCAG CAGGGACAACAAGATGGACAGATCAGCGGGGTGCTGCAAGAAGCTTACATGCCGTGGACGGGGCGGGAGCTGGTGCCCGCTGACGTCGCAGACGAGCGGGCCAACTGGGAGCGGTGGGTGCCGCAGATGCACGCGGAGTTCGCCGGCGACAGCAAGCGGCCCAGAGCGTCGCCTTCGCCTCCCTGTTCGTACTGGTGA